In one Gemmatimonadota bacterium genomic region, the following are encoded:
- the def gene encoding peptide deformylase — translation MALLEIKKIGCPTLRKKATPIRDITDDVRQLVEDMFETMYKAEGVGLAAQQVGFTGQLLVMDVRPRDPMSEPLVFINPEILWAEGECIGEEGCLSLPEIVGDVKRPAQVRVRALNENGSVFEMTLEGIAAKALQHEIDHLDGVLILEHFNAIKRNLLRGQLRKLQREGKKQASGLTYV, via the coding sequence ATGGCCTTACTCGAAATAAAAAAAATCGGATGTCCAACGCTGCGAAAAAAAGCGACACCTATCCGCGATATAACCGATGATGTGCGACAGCTTGTTGAGGACATGTTCGAAACAATGTATAAGGCCGAAGGCGTTGGCCTTGCGGCACAACAGGTGGGCTTTACAGGCCAGCTTCTGGTAATGGATGTTCGCCCGCGCGACCCCATGTCGGAACCCCTGGTATTCATCAACCCGGAAATTTTATGGGCAGAGGGCGAATGTATTGGCGAAGAAGGATGTCTGAGCCTGCCGGAAATTGTCGGAGATGTCAAACGCCCGGCACAGGTGCGGGTGCGCGCGCTCAACGAAAATGGAAGTGTATTTGAAATGACACTGGAAGGCATTGCCGCCAAAGCGCTTCAGCACGAAATTGACCATCTGGATGGCGTGCTAATCCTCGAACATTTCAACGCGATCAAGCGCAATTTGTTGCGCGGTCAATTGCGCAAACTACAGCGCGAAGGCAAAAAACAGGCATCGGGATTGACGTACGTATAG
- a CDS encoding PHP domain-containing protein has translation MTSYIDLHLHSTQSDGSYSPTQVVQRAAELGLSAISLTDHDSVAGVQEAQNVGQNIGVEVIPGIELSAQEASIDIHILGYFIDPENSDLLAYLQKFQDARRNRAEKIVARLNRLGIRIKMAQVLHKAGDATIGRPHVADVLVEEGVVFSHDHAFQKYLGYGKPAYQPKYVLTPREAVEVIHAAGGLASLAHPVLYRRDALIPDLIKQGLDGIEVMHVKHDHADVRRYSDIAQHYGLLTTGGSDCHGDGRGQAVMGTVRVPSAFLDAMKEKLAQ, from the coding sequence ATGACATCTTATATTGATTTGCATCTGCATTCGACGCAATCGGATGGCTCCTACTCTCCAACACAGGTTGTTCAGCGAGCAGCCGAATTGGGATTATCGGCCATCAGCCTGACGGATCACGATTCGGTTGCTGGCGTGCAAGAGGCCCAGAATGTCGGTCAGAACATCGGTGTAGAAGTAATTCCCGGCATTGAATTGAGTGCGCAGGAAGCCAGCATAGACATTCACATCCTGGGCTATTTTATCGATCCTGAAAATTCGGATTTACTGGCGTATTTACAAAAATTTCAAGATGCTCGGCGCAACCGCGCAGAAAAAATAGTGGCTCGACTCAATCGCCTGGGCATACGAATTAAAATGGCGCAGGTATTACACAAAGCGGGAGATGCTACTATCGGGCGCCCTCATGTGGCAGATGTGCTGGTCGAAGAGGGCGTTGTGTTTTCCCACGATCACGCATTCCAAAAATATCTGGGATATGGGAAACCCGCGTACCAACCCAAATATGTATTGACGCCGCGCGAAGCGGTAGAAGTCATTCACGCAGCTGGTGGATTGGCCAGCCTGGCACATCCCGTCTTGTACCGCCGCGATGCCCTCATTCCCGACCTGATCAAACAGGGGTTAGACGGTATAGAAGTGATGCATGTCAAACACGACCACGCAGATGTGCGTCGCTATTCAGATATAGCACAACACTATGGCCTGCTCACAACGGGCGGATCAGATTGCCACGGCGATGGTCGCGGTCAAGCCGTAATGGGAACCGTTCGGGTTCCTTCGGCATTTTTGGATGCAATGAAGGAAAAATTGGCGCAGTAG
- the larE gene encoding ATP-dependent sacrificial sulfur transferase LarE: MTLDEKLTRLNALLKNMGSVVVAFSGGVDSAFLAAAAHRVLDDRALAVTAVSASYASGELEKAQALAEQIGIQLDIVYTREMENPDYVKNDPDRCFHCKSALADKLDEVIERYAGQFEYLLYGAIADDVGDYRPGMAAAESRGIRAPLVELGFTKDDVRTLSKRWQLPTWDIPASACLSSRIPYGTAVTEEALRKIDRAEQFLKSRGFVQVRVRHHEDIARIEVPSEDLARFFQDGTNEAVAQTLKNIGYRYVTLDLQGYRTGSLNEALLKIEAKD; encoded by the coding sequence ATGACACTTGATGAAAAACTCACACGGCTAAATGCTTTACTGAAAAACATGGGCAGTGTAGTCGTGGCATTTTCGGGCGGAGTTGACAGCGCGTTTTTGGCAGCGGCAGCGCATCGGGTTCTGGACGACCGCGCGCTGGCAGTCACTGCAGTCTCCGCGAGCTATGCATCTGGTGAACTCGAAAAAGCGCAAGCACTGGCCGAGCAAATTGGCATTCAACTCGATATCGTCTATACCCGGGAAATGGAAAACCCCGACTACGTAAAAAACGATCCCGATCGGTGTTTTCACTGCAAAAGCGCGCTGGCCGATAAGCTGGACGAAGTAATCGAACGCTATGCAGGACAATTCGAGTATTTGCTTTACGGCGCAATAGCCGACGATGTTGGCGACTATCGCCCGGGTATGGCTGCCGCCGAATCCCGGGGTATTCGCGCGCCGTTGGTCGAATTGGGATTCACCAAAGACGACGTCAGAACACTGTCAAAGCGATGGCAACTGCCCACCTGGGACATACCCGCATCTGCGTGTTTGTCTTCTCGAATACCCTATGGCACAGCCGTCACAGAGGAAGCATTGCGTAAAATTGACCGCGCCGAACAATTTTTAAAATCCCGTGGATTTGTACAAGTGCGCGTTCGGCACCACGAAGATATTGCCCGAATAGAAGTTCCCTCCGAAGATCTGGCGCGTTTTTTTCAGGATGGTACGAACGAGGCTGTGGCTCAAACACTCAAAAATATCGGATATCGCTATGTCACCCTCGATCTCCAGGGCTATCGCACGGGCAGTTTGAATGAAGCGCTATTAAAAATAGAGGCAAAGGATTAG
- a CDS encoding GNAT family N-acetyltransferase, translating to MPREPEASWENGIRSVRRDEMGRLCQLLDNVFFEGLSDMQPHAFNDDNMHNLRVVVENGEVVSHIGTIRRNISIMGCTLRVASLGGVATYEAHRGKGHATALLRDTMRHCRKDGVDYIMVSGYRNMYHRYGCRYVGRDRIFHIARERANDFDDTTWTITQASKADVETIGAIYRREPVRWLRPPSDIAFGIDGWVQNRPAKTYLIHRGDQPVAFGVMQQARERDAGQVYLLDYAGERSAIVGALDKFIANQHLNQLSLHVKRFDTVLRGLLEARGLTGEPANLPGTTMIIHFEQLLEKMRPYFVERIGEHAAQGLAFREVGDEYHIYYGGDRVVAESRGAAAQLIFGTLEKTENAMLDAGGRAGEILRACLPIPGVWYGVNHL from the coding sequence ATGCCCAGAGAGCCAGAAGCATCGTGGGAAAATGGGATTCGCAGCGTGCGTCGCGATGAAATGGGGCGTTTGTGTCAGCTACTCGACAACGTATTTTTCGAGGGGCTCTCAGATATGCAACCACACGCCTTCAATGACGATAATATGCACAATTTGCGCGTAGTCGTCGAAAACGGCGAAGTCGTATCGCACATCGGCACAATTCGGCGGAACATATCCATTATGGGATGCACACTCCGCGTAGCGTCCCTCGGAGGGGTGGCGACTTACGAAGCCCATCGGGGCAAGGGCCATGCCACGGCACTCTTGCGAGATACCATGCGTCACTGCCGCAAAGATGGCGTGGATTATATCATGGTATCGGGATATCGCAACATGTACCATCGATATGGGTGCCGATATGTAGGGCGAGATAGGATATTTCACATCGCGCGTGAGCGGGCAAACGATTTTGACGATACAACCTGGACGATAACACAGGCATCAAAAGCAGATGTAGAAACGATTGGAGCCATCTACCGGCGAGAACCCGTACGCTGGCTGCGCCCGCCTTCGGACATCGCCTTTGGCATAGATGGATGGGTGCAGAACCGCCCGGCAAAAACCTATCTGATCCATCGGGGTGATCAGCCCGTTGCCTTTGGGGTCATGCAGCAGGCACGCGAACGAGATGCAGGACAAGTGTACTTGCTCGACTACGCCGGTGAGCGATCTGCAATCGTCGGTGCATTGGACAAATTTATCGCCAATCAGCATCTGAATCAGTTGTCTTTGCACGTCAAGAGATTCGACACCGTATTGCGCGGCCTGCTTGAAGCGCGCGGTTTGACAGGTGAGCCAGCCAATCTCCCCGGCACGACAATGATCATTCATTTTGAACAGTTGCTCGAAAAAATGCGCCCCTATTTTGTCGAACGAATCGGAGAACACGCGGCTCAAGGGTTGGCATTTCGGGAAGTGGGCGATGAATATCACATCTATTACGGCGGCGACCGCGTGGTGGCCGAAAGCCGAGGTGCAGCGGCACAGCTAATTTTTGGAACCCTGGAAAAAACTGAGAACGCGATGTTAGATGCCGGCGGACGCGCCGGTGAGATCTTGCGCGCCTGCTTGCCAATCCCTGGGGTTTGGTACGGAGTGAATCATCTTTGA
- a CDS encoding nicotinate phosphoribosyltransferase, with product MPRRWSRSSRNGNRSGSFGIFGCNEGKIGAVEATPVCLAHSVFLDMNDIPFLDKNRADQYFLNTLEVLKAESRNPSVVMEVFPNADGLLCGIREILDILRQTLPENAEIWSLDEGSAMARKEVVLRLHADYCTIGIFETALLGTLAHGSGWATAARACVEAAGEIPVISFGARHVHPAVSDRMEYAALIGGCAGCATPAGAALSDQKASGTMPHALMLIYGDTVAAARAFDTHMPDAVRRVVLVDTFRDEAEESVHVARAMAGRLWGVRLDTPSELGGVTPDLVWRVRRALDSADFDQVGIFVSGGLTPERISEFVRLKCPIAGFGVGSAISGASPIDFTADIKQIDGKPIAKRGRKVGVQDNPRLKKI from the coding sequence TTGCCACGGCGATGGTCGCGGTCAAGCCGTAATGGGAACCGTTCGGGTTCCTTCGGCATTTTTGGATGCAATGAAGGAAAAATTGGCGCAGTAGAGGCGACGCCTGTGTGCCTTGCCCACTCCGTATTTTTAGATATGAATGACATCCCATTCCTGGACAAAAACCGGGCAGATCAGTATTTTCTAAATACCCTCGAAGTACTCAAAGCCGAAAGCCGCAATCCATCGGTGGTTATGGAGGTATTTCCCAATGCCGATGGCCTCTTGTGCGGCATCCGAGAGATCCTGGACATTTTGCGTCAGACATTGCCCGAAAATGCAGAGATCTGGTCGCTTGATGAAGGATCGGCAATGGCGCGCAAAGAAGTGGTATTGCGCCTTCACGCAGATTATTGCACCATTGGTATTTTTGAAACGGCTCTATTGGGCACACTCGCACACGGCAGCGGTTGGGCTACTGCGGCGCGCGCCTGTGTGGAAGCCGCGGGAGAAATTCCCGTGATCAGTTTTGGCGCGCGGCACGTACATCCCGCCGTATCAGACCGCATGGAATACGCCGCATTGATCGGAGGATGTGCTGGCTGTGCAACACCGGCAGGCGCTGCCCTATCCGATCAAAAAGCATCGGGCACCATGCCACACGCTCTGATGTTGATTTACGGCGATACAGTAGCTGCTGCCCGGGCTTTTGATACCCACATGCCCGATGCTGTGCGGCGCGTTGTACTGGTAGATACATTTCGAGACGAGGCAGAAGAAAGCGTGCACGTCGCGCGTGCAATGGCCGGACGATTGTGGGGAGTCCGCCTGGATACACCCTCAGAGTTGGGTGGGGTTACACCCGACCTGGTCTGGCGCGTGCGCAGAGCACTGGACAGTGCGGACTTTGATCAGGTGGGGATTTTTGTAAGTGGCGGATTAACGCCCGAGCGGATTTCAGAATTTGTGCGGTTAAAGTGTCCGATTGCCGGTTTCGGTGTGGGCAGTGCAATTAGCGGCGCATCCCCGATTGATTTTACGGCAGATATTAAGCAAATCGATGGCAAACCCATTGCCAAACGCGGTCGCAAAGTGGGCGTCCAGGACAACCCGAGGCTTAAAAAAATTTAA
- a CDS encoding alpha/beta fold hydrolase, with protein MDERKRFFSPYESVFAWMRATKSEMAFDGQTVDDWRLWRRKFRARLTKNLGPMPESVPLRAEVIRRDDMGDYVREKIAFDTEQFASVPAFVLVPKGLERGEKRPGILAAHGHGIGKNPLVGLDADEKPHEDYQKQLGIQLVRRGYVVIAPDWRGFGERMSPDDWVRQTRDKCNVNYMAEGYRGYHFLALQIWDGFRTLDYLQARREVDEKRLGCLGVSFGGTMTTYLAALDQRIKCACISGYLSTLREGAMPGRANFCGAQYMPGLMAIGDIPDVAGLIAPRPLVVEMGERDPGFQIADAERAFRHLSKIYRAADARDQLVKDRFDGVHEFSGHKCLDIFDKYLKG; from the coding sequence ATGGACGAGCGCAAACGCTTCTTCTCGCCTTATGAATCCGTTTTTGCGTGGATGCGGGCGACAAAATCCGAGATGGCTTTTGATGGACAGACTGTGGATGACTGGCGTCTGTGGCGTCGAAAATTCCGCGCGCGATTGACGAAAAATCTGGGACCAATGCCAGAAAGCGTGCCCCTTCGGGCGGAAGTGATACGCCGGGACGACATGGGGGATTACGTCCGCGAAAAGATCGCATTTGACACAGAGCAATTTGCCAGTGTACCCGCATTTGTACTGGTGCCAAAGGGACTGGAGCGCGGCGAAAAACGTCCGGGGATTCTGGCGGCGCACGGCCACGGGATAGGCAAAAATCCACTCGTGGGTTTGGACGCAGATGAAAAGCCACACGAAGATTATCAGAAGCAGTTGGGTATCCAACTCGTGCGGCGGGGCTATGTGGTCATCGCGCCGGATTGGCGGGGATTTGGCGAGCGGATGAGTCCTGATGATTGGGTGCGCCAAACACGCGACAAGTGCAACGTAAATTACATGGCAGAAGGATATCGCGGGTATCACTTTTTGGCATTGCAAATCTGGGATGGGTTTCGCACACTGGATTATTTACAGGCGCGTCGAGAAGTGGATGAAAAGCGGCTTGGGTGTTTGGGCGTGTCATTTGGCGGCACAATGACGACCTATTTAGCGGCTTTGGATCAGCGGATCAAATGCGCGTGTATCAGTGGATATCTCAGCACGTTGCGAGAAGGTGCAATGCCCGGAAGAGCAAATTTTTGCGGTGCACAATATATGCCGGGATTGATGGCGATTGGCGATATTCCCGATGTTGCGGGTTTGATCGCACCTCGCCCTCTGGTCGTGGAGATGGGCGAACGCGATCCTGGTTTTCAAATCGCAGATGCCGAACGGGCATTTCGCCACCTATCAAAAATCTATCGCGCCGCAGATGCGCGCGATCAGTTGGTAAAAGATCGATTTGATGGGGTCCACGAATTTAGCGGACACAAGTGTTTGGATATATTTGACAAATATCTGAAAGGATAA